The proteins below are encoded in one region of Methanofollis aquaemaris:
- the hisS gene encoding histidine--tRNA ligase — protein sequence MLQKPRGTRDFLPDEMARRRAAEAKMREAVARWGYGEVCTPTFEDVELFTIRSGENIKKEMYTFEDKGNRQMTLRPEVTASVARMYVNEGRSLPKPLRWFYVADCFRYERPQKGRYRQFWQFGVELIGADSASADAEVVMVADDLLRSVGLEYDLKVGFLAPMKHLLSGIEPGLQRQVMGLLDKRDFEGLAGCLQTCGQDELEDALTGLVSCRAPEEAFEICGEIPEKTRIEEIFSILDGSETEYTLNFGIVRGLDYYTGMVFEGFAPNLGAESQVVGGGNYRLAKLFGGDDAASCGFAIGFDRVMVSLGETPMPRPPLVAVLSQPGLLAVAFRTARALRAAGVTAELNLLDRGIGAQLSHAAKTADFACIIGQRESEAGTVTLKDLHTGEQREMSLSEAVAGVKAVGDR from the coding sequence ATGCTTCAGAAACCACGTGGTACCAGGGATTTTCTGCCCGACGAGATGGCGCGCCGGCGGGCCGCGGAAGCGAAGATGCGCGAGGCCGTCGCCAGGTGGGGATATGGCGAGGTCTGCACCCCGACCTTCGAAGATGTGGAACTCTTCACCATACGCTCGGGCGAGAACATCAAGAAAGAGATGTACACCTTCGAGGACAAGGGCAACCGACAGATGACTCTCCGCCCCGAGGTGACCGCCTCGGTGGCGCGGATGTACGTCAACGAGGGGCGTTCTCTCCCCAAGCCCCTCAGGTGGTTCTACGTGGCCGACTGTTTCCGGTACGAACGGCCGCAGAAGGGGCGGTACCGCCAGTTCTGGCAGTTCGGCGTGGAACTGATCGGGGCCGACTCGGCGTCGGCCGATGCCGAGGTGGTCATGGTGGCCGACGACCTCCTCAGGTCGGTGGGCCTGGAATATGACCTCAAGGTCGGGTTCCTCGCCCCGATGAAGCATCTCCTCTCAGGGATCGAGCCCGGCCTCCAGCGGCAGGTGATGGGTCTCCTGGATAAGCGCGACTTCGAAGGACTTGCAGGCTGTCTCCAGACCTGCGGCCAGGACGAACTGGAGGACGCCCTCACCGGCCTGGTCTCCTGCCGGGCGCCTGAGGAGGCCTTCGAGATCTGCGGCGAGATCCCGGAGAAGACGCGGATCGAGGAGATCTTCTCCATCCTCGACGGCTCTGAGACCGAATACACTCTCAACTTCGGGATCGTCAGGGGCCTGGACTATTATACCGGCATGGTCTTCGAGGGCTTTGCTCCCAACCTCGGCGCCGAGAGTCAGGTCGTCGGCGGCGGCAACTACCGCCTGGCCAAACTCTTCGGCGGGGACGATGCCGCCAGCTGCGGGTTTGCCATCGGGTTCGACCGGGTGATGGTCTCCCTCGGTGAGACCCCGATGCCGCGCCCGCCCCTGGTCGCCGTCCTCTCCCAGCCTGGGCTCCTGGCCGTGGCCTTCAGGACCGCCCGCGCCCTCCGTGCGGCCGGAGTCACCGCCGAACTGAACCTGCTCGACCGCGGGATCGGGGCGCAACTCTCCCATGCGGCGAAGACCGCCGACTTCGCCTGTATCATCGGCCAGCGCGAGTCCGAGGCAGGGACCGTCACTCTCAAGGACCTGCACACCGGTGAGCAGCGGGAGATGAGCCTCTCAGAGGCTGTTGCCGGGGTGAAGGCCGTTGGTGATCGCTGA